A single window of Candidatus Palauibacter scopulicola DNA harbors:
- a CDS encoding leucine-rich repeat protein, which produces MVDRTRSGRTLAGVAAGVAAAVAGCGGGSTDPGPGPDPARTPVATVSALAGGVSEGLDAIVSVRLDPPPGSPIAVRYTLSADGDPATADADTADYRTDGSVSVPAGTSVAEVRIAIRDDDDIEPAREAFLFSLDAPATGAGYALGATTSTLVTIAEGVCDRTPEIRDALVVRSRAESCSGVTTAHLGITTLNLAGIAIPTLRPGDLSGLYNLRNLDLSGVGFTAFPVGVFADLTSLETLRLRNNGFETLPANAFAGLGRLKTLDLGDNALATLSADAFAGLTSLETLEVRSNALATLPAGAFAELAGLERLHLGANAFKTLGNGVFAGLDNLKWLYLGNGRIGALEAGTFGGLSALESLLLQDTGLETLPAGVFAGLSSLRELRLDRNLLAALPEGAFADLSRLESLRLYGNRLADLPEGLLSGLSALRVLRLDGNRLAALPERVFAGLSSLDTLLLAENPGAPFALALELQRTDNPDPAATGPARIALAVAEGAPFAMPVPLSARGGTLSAEVAGLEAGSERSAEITVTATEGGQDEVQVVAGPAPAVPRQVTGIEIGLGDPLILFGEGTNAPPVPEREVAPQRLQSGAHPTTFTASDYFRDPEGAAVRISAATVDAGVATVTAEDGVVTLTPVAAGSTTVTLTATDPPGATAELSFPVIVREAASRPFDIDLILLDEVTDSQAEAFADAVDSWTAILADTELADVPLGQDMAPGCWDITTDQRIGTVDDIVVVASVREIDGEDGVLARAGPCVVREESRLPAVGALELDATDLARLEERGNLKDVEEVILHEIGHVLGIGTVWVDHGLLRNPSVHNTGADTHFTGPLAIAAFDERGGANYDDGEKVPVENASSPGAADSHWRESVLGHELMTPFQAAGERDLLSLITVQSLADLGYDVKVGLAELYRIPGSTGGARATPERRIPYGDDILRGPIRVVDRNGRVVRIIPN; this is translated from the coding sequence ATGGTGGATCGGACACGGAGCGGGCGGACGCTGGCGGGCGTTGCGGCGGGCGTCGCGGCGGCGGTCGCCGGGTGCGGCGGCGGCAGCACCGACCCGGGGCCGGGGCCGGACCCCGCGCGGACGCCGGTGGCGACGGTCAGCGCCTTGGCGGGAGGCGTATCCGAGGGCCTGGACGCGATCGTGTCGGTCCGTCTCGATCCCCCGCCGGGCTCGCCCATCGCCGTCCGCTACACGCTGAGCGCGGACGGAGACCCGGCCACCGCGGACGCGGACACGGCGGACTATCGGACCGATGGTTCGGTGTCCGTTCCCGCCGGGACAAGCGTCGCGGAGGTCCGGATCGCGATCCGGGACGACGACGACATCGAACCCGCGCGCGAAGCCTTCCTCTTCAGCCTGGATGCGCCGGCCACGGGCGCGGGATACGCACTGGGAGCGACCACCTCGACTCTGGTGACGATCGCGGAGGGCGTCTGCGACCGAACTCCGGAGATCCGGGACGCCCTCGTCGTCCGGAGCCGCGCCGAGAGTTGCTCGGGCGTTACGACGGCGCACCTGGGGATCACGACGCTTAACCTCGCGGGCATCGCGATCCCCACCCTCAGGCCGGGCGATCTTTCAGGCCTGTACAACCTCCGGAACCTGGACCTCTCCGGCGTCGGCTTCACCGCGTTCCCGGTCGGCGTATTCGCCGATCTCACGAGCCTCGAGACACTGCGCCTGCGGAACAACGGCTTCGAGACGCTGCCCGCCAACGCGTTCGCGGGTCTCGGGCGCCTGAAGACGCTGGATCTCGGCGACAACGCACTCGCGACGCTCTCGGCAGACGCCTTCGCGGGACTCACGTCGCTCGAGACGCTGGAGGTGCGGTCCAACGCGCTCGCCACCCTGCCGGCGGGCGCGTTCGCGGAACTCGCGGGCCTGGAGCGGCTGCACCTGGGCGCCAACGCCTTCAAGACCCTGGGCAACGGCGTCTTCGCCGGACTCGACAACCTGAAGTGGCTCTACCTCGGCAACGGCCGGATCGGTGCGCTGGAGGCGGGCACGTTCGGCGGACTCTCCGCGCTCGAGAGCCTGCTGCTCCAGGACACCGGGCTCGAGACGCTTCCCGCCGGCGTCTTCGCGGGCCTCTCCAGCCTCCGCGAGTTGCGGCTGGACCGGAACTTGCTCGCGGCGCTGCCGGAGGGCGCGTTCGCAGACCTGTCCCGCCTGGAGTCGCTGCGTCTGTACGGCAACCGGCTCGCCGACCTGCCCGAGGGGCTGCTCTCGGGCCTCTCCGCGCTCCGCGTGCTGCGGCTGGACGGGAACCGCCTGGCCGCGCTGCCGGAGCGGGTGTTCGCCGGCCTGTCGAGTCTCGACACGCTCCTCCTGGCGGAGAACCCGGGGGCCCCGTTCGCGCTCGCCCTCGAGCTCCAGCGGACCGACAATCCGGATCCCGCCGCCACGGGTCCCGCCCGGATCGCGCTCGCCGTGGCCGAGGGGGCACCGTTCGCCATGCCGGTTCCGCTCTCCGCGCGGGGAGGCACGCTCTCGGCGGAGGTGGCGGGCCTCGAAGCGGGGAGCGAACGGAGCGCGGAGATCACGGTGACGGCGACCGAGGGCGGCCAGGACGAGGTCCAGGTGGTGGCGGGCCCGGCGCCCGCGGTCCCGCGACAGGTGACGGGCATCGAGATCGGGCTGGGCGACCCACTCATCCTCTTCGGGGAGGGGACGAACGCGCCGCCGGTGCCGGAGCGCGAAGTGGCGCCCCAGCGCCTGCAGTCCGGCGCCCACCCAACCACGTTCACGGCGTCGGACTACTTCCGGGACCCCGAGGGCGCCGCCGTGCGCATCTCGGCCGCCACAGTCGACGCCGGCGTGGCGACCGTGACCGCCGAAGATGGCGTCGTGACGCTCACCCCCGTCGCCGCGGGTTCCACGACCGTCACCCTCACGGCGACCGACCCGCCGGGCGCGACCGCGGAGCTTTCCTTCCCCGTGATCGTGAGAGAGGCGGCTTCACGGCCCTTCGACATCGACCTCATCCTCCTCGATGAGGTGACGGATTCCCAGGCCGAGGCCTTCGCCGACGCCGTCGATTCCTGGACGGCCATCCTGGCGGACACGGAACTGGCGGATGTCCCGCTCGGCCAGGATATGGCGCCCGGCTGCTGGGACATCACGACGGATCAGCGCATCGGCACCGTGGACGACATCGTGGTCGTGGCGTCCGTCCGGGAGATCGACGGCGAGGACGGCGTCCTGGCCCGGGCCGGTCCGTGCGTTGTCCGCGAAGAGTCCCGCTTGCCTGCCGTCGGCGCCCTCGAACTCGACGCGACGGACCTCGCCCGGCTCGAGGAGAGGGGGAACCTCAAGGATGTCGAGGAGGTGATCCTGCACGAGATCGGCCACGTCCTGGGGATCGGGACGGTGTGGGTCGACCACGGCCTGCTCCGGAACCCGTCCGTCCACAACACGGGAGCGGACACCCATTTCACGGGGCCTCTGGCCATCGCCGCGTTCGACGAGCGGGGCGGCGCGAACTACGACGACGGCGAGAAAGTCCCGGTCGAAAACGCATCGAGCCCGGGGGCGGCCGACTCCCACTGGCGGGAGTCCGTGCTGGGCCACGAGTTGATGACGCCCTTCCAGGCGGCGGGCGAGCGCGACCTCCTGAGCCTCATCACCGTCCAGTCGCTGGCGGACCTGGGGTACGACGTCAAGGTCGGGCTCGCCGAACTCTACCGGATCCCCGGATCCACGGGAGGCGCCCGCGCCACGCCCGAACGCCGAATCCCCTACGGCGACGACATCCTCCGCGGCCCCATCCGCGTCGTCGACCGCAACGGCCGCGTGGTCCGCATCATCCCCAACTGA
- a CDS encoding hydantoinase B/oxoprolinase family protein — protein sequence MGGPVPDARLAIDIGGTFTDVALETGGRLVTTKVLTTAAAPERGVLEGVHKVLGLADVPPSAVRLVIHGTTLATNAVIERRGARTALIVTSGHRDALEMAHENRFEQYDIGVDRPAPLVPRRLRLPVEERVDHRGRVLIPLEEDSVRALLPTLEAEEVESVAVGLIHGYANPAHERRIGEILDAWRPGLPVTLASDVCPEVREYERQSTACANAYVQPLMARYLTGLAASLRESGLACPFLLMTSGGGLTTLETAVAAPVRLVESGPAGGAILASHLARSLDLGDVLSFDMGGTTAKLCVIDGGRPLHSRTFEVARSYRFKQGSGLPVRIPVIEMVEIGAGGGSIAGVDDLERIQVGPGSAGSEPGPAAYGRGGDEPTVTDADVVLGRIDPQLFAGGSISLDRGRAAAAIESRVGRELGLDARLAALGISEMVDENMSNAARTHAIEWGKGVAGRTLIAFGGSAPIHAARLADKLEVDRFLVPADAGVGSAVGFLLAPISYEVVRSRYMRLSGFDPAVVREVFDEMRDEAEAVVSRGAPGAATSEKARAYMRYVGQGHEIGVDLPGDLDDAAELRDAFDRSYETVYGRTIPGLDIEVLSWTLVVSAPAAEGAAKATDVPAGTSPRDRTPPVGQLAEADVPAGTSAKGRAAAGEPEPERRTELWDGTGAESMTAAVHTRAALAEGIRVGGPALIAEDQTTTVVPDGWAARAVAGGHLLVERRAAERGAAERAAGAGGVAGAAGTGAPTGIAALEGQIMWSRLLSVVEEQARTLVRTAFSTPVREAGDLSAGVFDLSGRMLAQAVTGTPGHVNAMAASVGFFLRDFPVDTLHEDDVLVTNDPWEGTGHLNDFTVVTPTFLDGRPVALFAATSHIADVGGRGFGADANQVFEEGIRLPIGYLIRGGRVDETLMRLVRANVRDPDVAQGDLYSLAACNRTGCERLVAMMSEFGIDSLEPLAETIISTSRRAMRERIGALRPGTYRNRMRIDGYDEDLDLVCALTVLPDGTITIDWDGTSPMSSRGINVPVTYTRAYSSFGVRCIVGSEVPNNAGSLAAIEVSAPPGSLLNAPPPAAVSARHAIGQMLPDVVLGCLEQALEPGAVPAEGASCLWNPVIMAGPGLTGAYRYGGAEFVVNPFHAGGTGARPGKDGLSATAFPSGVRSTPIEITETVAPLIFWRKEYLPDSGGPGEFRGGLGQVMEISHADGEAFAVSKMFERVRNPARGRDGGGDGAAGRVHVPGVGEFRPKGREIVPPGRRIVLETPGGGGLGDAARRPPDRVREDILDGYVSPDRAAGARGGGE from the coding sequence ATGGGCGGACCAGTGCCCGACGCACGGCTCGCCATCGACATCGGCGGCACCTTCACGGACGTGGCGCTGGAGACCGGCGGACGCCTCGTCACGACGAAGGTGCTCACGACCGCCGCCGCGCCCGAACGGGGCGTTCTCGAGGGCGTGCACAAGGTGCTGGGGCTCGCGGACGTCCCACCCTCCGCCGTCCGGCTCGTCATCCACGGCACGACGCTGGCCACGAACGCGGTCATCGAGCGGCGGGGCGCGCGCACGGCGCTCATCGTGACGTCGGGGCACCGCGACGCGCTGGAGATGGCGCACGAGAACCGCTTCGAGCAGTACGACATCGGCGTCGACCGCCCTGCCCCGCTCGTCCCCCGCCGTCTCCGGCTCCCGGTGGAAGAGCGGGTCGACCACCGCGGCCGCGTCCTCATCCCGCTGGAGGAGGACTCCGTGCGGGCGCTCCTCCCGACGCTCGAGGCGGAGGAGGTGGAGTCCGTCGCGGTCGGGCTCATTCACGGCTACGCGAACCCGGCCCACGAGCGGCGGATCGGGGAAATCCTCGACGCGTGGAGGCCGGGCCTTCCGGTGACGCTGGCCTCGGACGTGTGTCCGGAGGTGCGGGAGTACGAGCGGCAGTCGACGGCGTGCGCGAACGCCTATGTCCAGCCGCTCATGGCCCGCTACCTGACGGGACTCGCGGCTTCGCTGCGCGAGTCGGGGCTCGCCTGCCCCTTCCTCCTCATGACTTCGGGCGGGGGCCTCACGACGCTAGAGACGGCGGTCGCCGCGCCCGTCCGCCTGGTGGAGTCCGGGCCGGCGGGGGGCGCCATCCTCGCCAGCCACCTCGCGCGGAGCCTCGACCTCGGAGACGTCCTCTCCTTCGACATGGGCGGAACGACGGCGAAGCTGTGCGTGATCGACGGCGGACGGCCGCTCCACTCGCGCACCTTCGAGGTCGCCCGCAGCTACCGCTTCAAGCAGGGGAGCGGGCTCCCAGTGCGGATTCCCGTGATCGAGATGGTGGAGATCGGGGCCGGGGGCGGGTCGATCGCCGGCGTGGACGACCTTGAGCGGATCCAGGTCGGGCCCGGGAGCGCCGGGTCGGAGCCGGGGCCGGCGGCGTACGGCCGCGGCGGGGACGAGCCCACGGTGACGGACGCCGATGTCGTCCTGGGGCGGATCGATCCGCAGCTTTTCGCCGGAGGCTCGATCTCCCTCGACCGGGGACGGGCGGCGGCCGCGATCGAATCCCGCGTGGGACGCGAACTGGGGCTCGACGCGAGGCTCGCCGCGCTCGGGATCAGCGAGATGGTGGACGAGAACATGTCCAACGCCGCGCGCACGCACGCGATCGAGTGGGGGAAGGGGGTGGCGGGACGCACGCTCATCGCCTTCGGCGGCTCCGCCCCCATCCACGCGGCGCGCCTGGCGGACAAGCTGGAGGTGGACCGCTTTCTGGTGCCTGCCGACGCCGGCGTGGGATCGGCCGTCGGCTTCCTCCTCGCCCCGATCTCCTATGAGGTCGTGCGCAGCCGTTACATGCGCCTGTCCGGGTTCGATCCCGCCGTCGTGCGGGAGGTGTTCGATGAAATGAGAGACGAGGCGGAGGCCGTGGTCTCGCGCGGGGCGCCGGGCGCAGCGACGAGCGAGAAGGCGCGCGCCTACATGCGCTACGTCGGGCAGGGGCACGAGATCGGCGTCGATCTCCCCGGCGACCTCGATGACGCGGCGGAGCTGCGCGACGCGTTCGACCGCAGCTACGAGACGGTGTACGGCCGCACGATTCCGGGACTCGACATCGAGGTGCTGAGCTGGACGCTCGTCGTGTCGGCGCCCGCTGCGGAGGGCGCTGCGAAGGCCACAGACGTTCCCGCGGGAACGTCACCCCGTGACCGGACCCCGCCCGTCGGGCAACTGGCCGAAGCGGACGTTCCCGCGGGAACGTCGGCCAAGGGGCGAGCCGCCGCGGGGGAACCGGAGCCCGAGCGGCGGACCGAGCTGTGGGACGGAACGGGCGCAGAGTCGATGACCGCTGCGGTTCACACGCGCGCCGCGCTCGCGGAGGGGATCCGCGTCGGAGGCCCGGCCCTGATCGCCGAGGACCAGACGACCACCGTGGTCCCGGACGGCTGGGCGGCGCGGGCCGTCGCCGGCGGCCACCTCCTCGTCGAGCGGAGGGCGGCGGAGCGGGGGGCAGCGGAGCGCGCGGCAGGCGCGGGGGGCGTGGCGGGCGCGGCGGGCACCGGCGCGCCAACCGGGATCGCCGCCCTCGAAGGGCAGATCATGTGGAGCCGGCTTCTGTCCGTGGTCGAGGAGCAGGCCCGGACGCTCGTCCGCACCGCCTTCTCGACGCCCGTGCGCGAGGCGGGCGACCTCTCCGCCGGCGTGTTCGACCTCTCCGGGCGCATGCTCGCGCAGGCCGTCACGGGCACGCCCGGGCACGTCAACGCGATGGCCGCCTCCGTCGGGTTCTTCCTCCGGGATTTCCCCGTGGACACACTGCACGAGGACGATGTCCTCGTCACGAACGATCCATGGGAGGGCACCGGACACCTCAACGACTTCACGGTGGTCACGCCGACCTTCCTGGACGGGCGCCCCGTCGCGCTGTTCGCGGCCACGAGCCACATCGCCGATGTCGGGGGCCGCGGCTTCGGGGCGGACGCGAACCAGGTGTTCGAGGAGGGGATCCGCCTTCCCATCGGCTACCTCATCCGGGGCGGACGGGTGGACGAGACGCTCATGCGGCTGGTGCGGGCGAACGTGCGGGACCCGGATGTCGCCCAGGGCGACCTCTACTCGCTGGCCGCCTGCAACCGCACGGGGTGCGAGCGGCTGGTGGCGATGATGTCGGAGTTCGGGATCGATTCGCTGGAGCCGCTGGCGGAGACGATCATCTCCACCTCCCGGCGGGCGATGCGGGAGCGGATCGGCGCGCTCCGCCCGGGGACGTACCGGAACCGGATGCGGATCGACGGCTACGACGAGGACCTCGACCTCGTGTGCGCGCTCACGGTCCTGCCCGATGGGACGATCACGATCGACTGGGACGGCACCTCGCCGATGTCGTCGCGCGGCATCAACGTCCCCGTGACCTATACGCGCGCCTACAGTTCGTTCGGCGTCCGCTGCATCGTCGGTTCCGAGGTCCCGAACAACGCGGGGTCGCTGGCGGCGATCGAAGTCTCCGCCCCGCCCGGCTCGCTGCTCAACGCGCCCCCTCCCGCCGCCGTTTCCGCGCGCCACGCGATCGGACAGATGCTGCCGGACGTCGTCCTCGGCTGCCTCGAACAGGCGCTGGAACCGGGAGCCGTCCCCGCGGAAGGCGCGTCGTGCCTCTGGAACCCCGTCATCATGGCCGGGCCGGGACTGACCGGCGCCTACCGGTACGGCGGCGCGGAGTTCGTCGTGAACCCCTTCCACGCCGGCGGCACGGGCGCCCGCCCCGGGAAGGACGGGCTCTCGGCGACGGCGTTTCCCTCCGGAGTCCGCAGCACGCCGATCGAAATCACCGAGACGGTCGCGCCGCTCATCTTCTGGCGGAAGGAGTACCTCCCCGACTCCGGCGGCCCCGGCGAGTTCCGCGGCGGCCTCGGCCAGGTGATGGAGATCTCGCACGCGGACGGCGAGGCGTTCGCCGTCTCGAAGATGTTCGAGCGGGTCCGCAACCCGGCCCGGGGACGCGACGGGGGCGGGGACGGGGCCGCGGGGCGAGTCCACGTGCCCGGCGTGGGCGAGTTCCGGCCCAAGGGCCGCGAGATCGTCCCGCCCGGCCGGCGCATCGTGCTGGAGACGCCGGGGGGCGGCGGCCTCGGCGACGCGGCACGGCGCCCGCCCGACCGGGTACGGGAAGACATCCTCGACGGCTACGTCTCCCCCGACCGGGCGGCCGGCGCGCGCGGAGGCGGAGAATGA
- a CDS encoding glucose 1-dehydrogenase, with translation MITLEGKTAIVTGAAKGIGAACALAFARHGADVVLGDVLEERCADTARRIAEETGRETLAVRADVSREDDCAALLDACTERFGRCDILLNNAGIVAAGSILDAEVEDFDRVLGVNLRGTFLVSRLVARDMVARGVKGSIIHMSSTNAVVTIPNQLAYAASKGGVMQLTKVMAIALAPHDIRVNAIGPGTIVTDILDSVIADEEARRTILSRTPLGRFGDPAEIGTVAVFLASDYASYLTGETIYPDGGRLALNYTVPLREDG, from the coding sequence GTGATCACACTCGAGGGGAAGACGGCCATCGTCACGGGGGCGGCGAAGGGGATCGGCGCCGCGTGCGCGCTCGCCTTCGCCCGTCACGGGGCGGATGTCGTGCTGGGGGACGTGCTGGAGGAGCGCTGCGCGGACACGGCCCGCCGCATCGCGGAGGAGACGGGGCGGGAAACCCTCGCCGTGCGCGCCGACGTGAGCCGGGAAGACGACTGCGCGGCCCTGCTCGACGCCTGCACGGAACGCTTCGGCCGCTGCGACATCCTGCTCAACAACGCGGGGATCGTCGCCGCGGGCTCGATTCTGGACGCCGAGGTCGAGGACTTCGACCGGGTGCTGGGCGTGAACCTGCGCGGGACCTTCCTCGTCTCCCGTCTCGTGGCGCGGGACATGGTCGCGCGCGGGGTGAAGGGGTCGATCATCCACATGTCGTCGACGAACGCGGTGGTGACAATTCCGAACCAGCTCGCCTACGCGGCCTCCAAGGGCGGGGTCATGCAGCTCACGAAGGTGATGGCCATCGCGCTCGCGCCGCACGACATCCGGGTCAACGCGATCGGGCCGGGGACGATCGTCACCGACATCCTCGACTCGGTGATCGCCGACGAGGAAGCGCGGCGCACGATCCTCTCCCGCACGCCGCTGGGACGGTTCGGGGACCCGGCCGAGATCGGGACGGTGGCCGTCTTCCTCGCGAGCGACTACGCCTCGTACCTCACCGGGGAGACGATCTACCCGGACGGCGGACGGCTGGCGCTGAACTACACGGTTCCGCTGCGCGAAGACGGGTGA
- a CDS encoding type II toxin-antitoxin system VapC family toxin — translation MNSSWNGEPKLPVNEPAETVLDASAVLAALLNEPGAVRVERALKRGAAMSSVNVAEVAARLSQDGLSSVTVASVVRGLGVEIIPFDRQAALLSGAYRPQTQRHGLGLGDRACLATACSLGLPALTADRSWADLDISGVTIVQIR, via the coding sequence ATGAATTCATCCTGGAACGGCGAGCCGAAGCTGCCCGTGAATGAACCGGCCGAGACCGTCCTTGACGCCTCGGCCGTCCTGGCGGCCCTGCTAAATGAACCGGGGGCGGTTCGCGTCGAACGCGCGCTCAAGCGAGGAGCCGCCATGTCGTCCGTGAACGTGGCCGAGGTCGCGGCGCGTCTCTCGCAAGACGGTCTGTCCTCCGTGACGGTGGCGAGCGTCGTCCGGGGATTGGGGGTCGAGATCATTCCCTTCGACCGCCAGGCGGCGCTGCTCAGCGGCGCCTATCGCCCGCAAACGCAGCGTCACGGCCTCGGACTGGGTGACCGGGCATGCTTGGCCACCGCATGCAGCCTCGGTCTCCCGGCCCTCACCGCCGACCGAAGCTGGGCCGACCTCGACATCTCGGGCGTGACCATCGTCCAGATCCGGTAG
- a CDS encoding helix-turn-helix transcriptional regulator gives MILWATEAIAEAMEMQGRTRAEVAEALGTSRPNVTQILSGSRDMTLRTLAALAQACGMRVDLKLEPLPQVAHAPEATGIDFDKLEVSRRRLGIEGDGERWPKQYDDPALSRLVLGLDDE, from the coding sequence TTGATCCTCTGGGCGACGGAGGCAATCGCCGAAGCCATGGAGATGCAGGGGCGCACGCGCGCGGAGGTCGCTGAGGCGCTGGGTACGAGCCGTCCCAACGTCACGCAAATCCTCAGCGGATCCCGCGATATGACGCTGCGAACCCTGGCGGCCCTCGCCCAAGCCTGCGGTATGCGCGTGGACCTCAAGCTCGAGCCCCTACCCCAGGTCGCGCACGCACCGGAAGCGACCGGGATCGACTTCGACAAGCTTGAGGTGTCGCGCCGGCGGCTTGGAATCGAAGGGGACGGAGAGAGATGGCCGAAGCAGTACGACGATCCGGCTTTGAGCCGTCTCGTGCTCGGCCTCGACGACGAGTGA
- a CDS encoding prolyl oligopeptidase family serine peptidase has product MSIRRFAAPISARVALVALATLLLPPSDRLAAQEAYRTPPPDVVDILEAPPFPQAAMSPSGDRMILAYSESMPGIADLAAPMLRLAGRRISPVTNGMHAAPPFVRFSVVDLDGGDTRDVTGAEDGLGPPLWSPAGDGFAFTRTTSDGVALWLADPETGTARALTSPTLNGARGEPCAWMPDSRSLLCHFVPAGRGVAPTPAAIPVGPITQESGGEAAPSWTFQDLLEDAHDEALFDYYLTSQPALVDAATGAAQAIGAPAVYESLDPSPSGDYYLSVRTVRPYSYLVPDSRFAREVEVLGRDGAPLRTLATLPLDEGGPEHLGFRRAGLRQFSWRPGVPATLAYVEALDGGNPALDVPHRDRVLTLAAPFDGEGTELVRTEHRLGSGAFGFGYPVLWGEDGETALVYEFDWPTRRTRAWAVQADAPGAPGGQPALLWDRSTDDWYGNPGDPVMKQDGAGKPVVHMDGTSIFLAGPGGSPEGDRPFLDRLDLATAERQRLFHSGADSYETVVGLADARAGRIVIRRETSEEPPNYHLVATANDERTALTSFPNPQPQLAGITKSKIYYERDDGIPLSGELYLPADYEPGQRLPVLVWAYPREFADEDGAGQVRGSAHRFTTISGASHLLLLTQGFAVLNDAAMPIVGGFAANDTYVEQLVANGKAAVDKLVEMGVADRDRVGIAGHSYGAFMTANMLAHSDDFAAGIARSGAFNRSLTPFGFQYERRTFWEAPEVYFRMSAFMHAEKINEPLLLTHGVIDNNSGTFPVQSERMYHAVKGLGGTVRLVMLPHESHGYRARESVLHTVWEMFDWMRRHVKERQPNALVP; this is encoded by the coding sequence ATGTCGATCCGTCGCTTCGCCGCCCCCATCTCTGCACGCGTCGCACTCGTCGCACTCGCCACCCTGCTTTTGCCGCCATCCGACCGGTTGGCCGCGCAGGAAGCCTACCGTACACCACCTCCGGACGTCGTCGACATCCTCGAGGCCCCGCCGTTCCCCCAGGCGGCGATGAGTCCGTCCGGTGACCGGATGATCCTCGCATACAGCGAGAGCATGCCCGGGATCGCGGACCTGGCCGCGCCGATGCTGCGGCTGGCCGGACGAAGGATCAGTCCGGTCACCAACGGCATGCACGCCGCGCCGCCATTCGTGCGTTTCTCGGTCGTCGACCTGGACGGCGGCGACACGCGCGACGTCACCGGCGCCGAGGACGGCCTGGGACCACCGCTCTGGTCACCTGCGGGCGACGGCTTCGCCTTCACGCGAACGACCTCGGACGGCGTCGCCCTCTGGCTGGCCGACCCGGAAACGGGCACCGCGCGAGCCCTTACGAGCCCAACGCTGAACGGCGCCCGCGGCGAACCCTGCGCCTGGATGCCCGACAGCCGTTCGCTGCTCTGCCATTTCGTCCCCGCTGGCCGCGGCGTCGCGCCCACCCCGGCGGCGATCCCCGTCGGCCCCATCACGCAGGAATCCGGCGGCGAGGCGGCCCCCTCCTGGACCTTCCAGGACCTGCTGGAAGACGCCCACGACGAGGCGCTCTTCGACTACTACCTCACGTCGCAGCCGGCCCTCGTCGACGCCGCCACCGGAGCCGCACAAGCCATCGGCGCCCCGGCGGTCTATGAATCCCTCGACCCTTCGCCCAGCGGCGACTACTACCTGTCCGTCCGCACGGTTCGCCCCTACTCGTACCTCGTGCCCGACTCCCGCTTCGCCAGGGAGGTGGAAGTCCTCGGCAGGGACGGCGCGCCCCTGCGCACGCTCGCCACGCTGCCGCTGGACGAGGGCGGCCCCGAGCACCTGGGCTTTCGCCGCGCCGGTCTCCGCCAGTTCTCCTGGCGCCCCGGCGTGCCCGCCACCCTGGCCTACGTGGAAGCCCTCGACGGCGGCAACCCCGCGCTCGACGTGCCCCACCGCGACCGGGTGCTGACCCTCGCGGCGCCCTTCGACGGCGAGGGCACCGAACTCGTCCGCACCGAGCACCGCCTGGGCTCGGGCGCCTTTGGCTTCGGCTACCCGGTCCTGTGGGGCGAGGACGGCGAGACCGCCCTGGTGTACGAATTCGACTGGCCGACGCGGCGGACCCGCGCCTGGGCCGTGCAGGCTGACGCTCCCGGCGCTCCCGGCGGCCAGCCCGCGCTCCTCTGGGACCGCAGCACGGACGACTGGTACGGCAATCCGGGCGACCCGGTCATGAAGCAGGACGGGGCCGGCAAGCCGGTCGTCCACATGGACGGCACGAGCATCTTCCTGGCGGGCCCGGGAGGATCTCCGGAAGGAGACCGGCCATTCCTGGACCGGCTGGATCTGGCGACCGCCGAGCGGCAGCGACTCTTCCACTCGGGCGCGGACAGCTACGAGACCGTGGTCGGTCTCGCGGACGCACGCGCCGGCCGGATCGTCATCCGGCGAGAGACCAGCGAGGAGCCCCCGAACTACCACCTCGTCGCGACCGCGAACGACGAGCGCACGGCCCTCACTTCCTTCCCCAACCCCCAGCCCCAGCTCGCGGGGATCACCAAGAGCAAGATCTACTACGAGCGCGACGACGGCATCCCGCTGTCGGGCGAGCTGTACCTGCCCGCCGACTACGAGCCCGGCCAGAGGCTCCCGGTCCTGGTATGGGCCTACCCGCGCGAGTTCGCAGACGAGGACGGCGCCGGCCAGGTCAGGGGCTCGGCCCACCGCTTCACGACCATCTCCGGCGCCTCGCACCTTCTGCTCCTCACGCAGGGGTTCGCGGTGCTCAACGACGCCGCGATGCCGATCGTGGGCGGCTTTGCGGCGAACGACACCTACGTGGAGCAGCTCGTGGCCAACGGCAAGGCCGCGGTGGACAAGCTCGTCGAGATGGGCGTGGCCGACCGCGACCGGGTCGGGATCGCCGGCCACAGCTACGGAGCCTTCATGACCGCCAACATGCTGGCGCACTCCGACGATTTCGCCGCCGGCATCGCGCGCAGCGGCGCCTTCAACCGGAGCCTCACGCCCTTCGGCTTCCAGTACGAGCGCCGCACCTTCTGGGAGGCGCCGGAGGTCTACTTCCGCATGTCCGCCTTCATGCACGCGGAGAAGATCAACGAACCGCTGCTCCTGACCCACGGCGTCATCGACAACAACTCCGGGACCTTCCCCGTCCAGTCCGAGCGCATGTACCACGCCGTAAAGGGTCTGGGCGGCACCGTCCGCCTGGTGATGCTGCCCCACGAAAGCCACGGCTACCGGGCCCGTGAATCGGTCCTGCACACCGTGTGGGAGATGTTCGACTGGATGCGCCGTCACGTGAAGGAGCGGCAGCCAAACGCCCTGGTCCCCTAA